One segment of Setaria viridis chromosome 4, Setaria_viridis_v4.0, whole genome shotgun sequence DNA contains the following:
- the LOC117853552 gene encoding agamous-like MADS-box protein AGL61, with translation MTDIMARIEFIICKILDWIMETTEFLASLGFNKHSATLFSKGHNLAEDFSAHVAVVAFSPSSEPHAFGGPIVDSILCAYLPGPAAAPPLASASPGWPRAKMVEEAAARVAGIRWRLEDTEVLVASEYALLAAATRKIKAVQASMGKRNWWEVDVDALGEEELSVFIKALEMLRTEVQGRINVMASVWQRLPQCK, from the exons ATGACCGACATCATGGCAAGAATTGAATTTATAATCTGCAAGATCCTGGACTGGATCATGGAAACCACTGAGTTTCTAGCATCGTTAGG CTTCAACAAGCACAGTGCCACCCTATTCTCCAAGGGCCACAACCTCGCTGAGGACTTCAGCGCCCACGTCGCCGTTGTCGCCTTCTCCCCCTCTAGTGAGCCCCACGCCTTCGGTGGACCCATCGTCGACTCCATCCTCTGTGCCTACCtacccggccccgccgccgcgccgcctttAGCTTCTGCTTCCCCCGGCTGGCCCCGCGCCAagatggtggaggaggccgcggcccgCGTGGCCGGGATAAGGTGGCGGTTGGAGGACACTGAGGTGCTAGTTGCGTCGGAGTACGCGCTTCTAGCTGCCGCCACGAGGAAGATCAAGGCGGTTCAAGCGAGCATGGGGAAAAGGAACTGGTGGGAGGTGGATGTGGATGCcctgggggaggaggagctgtCAGTGTTCATCAAAGCTCTTGAGATGCTCAGGACCGAGGTCCAAGGCCGCATCAACGTGATGGCATCGGTTTGGCAGCGGCTGCCGCAGTGCAAGTAG